The genomic region GGCCCAGCACTGGGTAACGATCCCCACCGGCAACGACGCGGGATGCCGGTGGGCGTATTCGGCGTGCACCGCCAACACGGTCGTCTTCCCCCCGAGCCCCATCGGCCCCACGCCGGACGCGTTGATGAGGTCCTCCAGCTCAGCCTCGAGCGCGGCCACTTCCGGCTCGGGGTGCCGCTGCCCGAGGGGGCGCAGGAGGGCCGTCTTCCCCAGCTTCAGGGCAAGATCAGCCCCGCCCCCGATCCCGACCCCGACCACGGTCGGCGGGCAGGGGAGGCCGCCGCAGCCCACCACATGCTCGACCACTGCCTCCTTGACCCCCTTCAGCCCGACGCCGGGGGCAAGCATCTTCAGGGCGCAGCAGTTCTCCGACCCCCCGCCCTTGGGGAGGATGTGGATCTCCGCTCCATCCCCGTCCGTCATCTCCCACGTCACGGCCGGGATGTAGCGGCCGGTGTTGTCACCGGGGTTCTTCCCGGTGAAGGGGTGGACCGTGTTGGGCCTGAGGGGAACCGCCTTCGTCGCCAGCCGCGCCGCCTCGGGGAGGGCGC from Candidatus Bipolaricaulis anaerobius harbors:
- a CDS encoding fumarate hydratase, giving the protein MNFGNELALAIGKAATILPPDVVRALEAARDREAGPARVQLEAILENVRIAREGMVPICQDTGTITFFVRLGMGFPHLPALVGALPEAARLATKAVPLRPNTVHPFTGKNPGDNTGRYIPAVTWEMTDGDGAEIHILPKGGGSENCCALKMLAPGVGLKGVKEAVVEHVVGCGGLPCPPTVVGVGIGGGADLALKLGKTALLRPLGQRHPEPEVAALEAELEDLINASGVGPMGLGGKTTVLAVHAEYAHRHPASLPVGIVTQCWAHRRATVRVRADGRMEVA